TTACTTTACTGAAAGTAATTTTCTTCGTACTTGGAGGAGTCTTTCTATTTTGGACTTCGCGCGTTACAGCTTTATCCGTTCCAAAATCAGTTGGATTAATTTTAATCTCCGTAGTTAACTTATCATACCCTTCAGGAGCTTCAATCTCACGAATCGTATAATTGTCACGTAATAATTGATTTACACTAGCATTTCCATCTGGTCCTGTAGTAAGTGTTCCTACAACAGCTTGGTTACGATCACGAACTACTTCGAATTTAGCACCTTCTAAAGGTTGTCCAGCTTCATCTACTTTATGAATGTTAATCGTGAAAACATACCCTTCTGCAACCCCTCCTGCAATTTGATACGCACGAGAACTTGTAGACTGTTCAGTTTGTCCGCCATTATAAATCATATTTGCAGTATTCGTAATAATTTCTCGATCGACTAAATCATAGTTGGCTTTAGCTTGATACTCAATCATATATCCAAAACCATTGGTATCTCCTAACGGAAGAGTAAATCCATCTCCATTCGCATTTGGAACCAATTTAGGTTTCAACGTACTAGTCATATCACGAAGATTTTGGTAGGTCCAATCTCCATTATTCCACACCCAATCTACTTTATAGATTTTGAATGTATCTGGTAAAAATGAAATGTTTGGAGAAGTGAATTTATCCGTAATCGTTACGTTACTATAGTTGGCCATATTACGGTTAACCGTAATATTGTAACGAATTACATTATCTGGATCTCCTGCCTGTTGAAATGAACTCTTTTCAATCTTAGAGTCATATCTTTTTGGAGGCCCATTATAGCGCACTCTCCCAGCAACTAAAACTTTACTTCCAACAGTAACCTTAACATCGATATTTTTTTCTTGACTCACTACACTGTGATCAACACGTACGTAAACAAAAAACTCTCCACGAACACCAGACTTGTTCTCAACATAGTTAGTGTACCGTATAGTAATTGTTTTGTTAGCCGCATCTAATTGTCCTGTAGCTACAAGGTTACCAGACCCGTCACGAAGTTCAATATTTGACGAATTCGAAAACGCAATCTCAGATGGTAAACTTAGAGTTGTCGTATCTCCTTCATGCACTTTGTTATCTGGCAGTTGAAAAGTCGCAGTAAGACGAAAATCTTGCCAAATATCTAACCCTTGAGTCAAATCTCCACCAGAGCTGTTTTTCACACCAACACTAGTGATGACATCATTATACTCTGTGGCGTGCACTTTAGTAAGAGCAACGAAGGGTTGGATAAAGATCCCTAAACAAAGAACAATGATTTGAAACAAAGATCGTAATTTCTTATTCATACATTCTTCCTTCCTTTCTAAATATTCAATTGTAAATGTACAATGTAATTTTATGCTAGTCTATTCCCAAATTGTTTACTATCCATTTTTTAGTGAATTTCGTAGCATTCTTTACCTTTAAAATTTATCATAATTTTTATAAAATTTCTATAAAAACCAATTGAATTTTCACATATTTTTTAGGTATTATTTGGTTTTTTTCTGATAACTTGATATACCTCCAAAAGAAAGCGCAATTCAAAGAACTTGGGAATAATTCCCGTTTTTCTTCAATCATAAGTATTACCACTGTCATTTTTTGACCCAAAAATTTTCTCCCTAAACAAGTCATTCTAACTTTTTAATCAATCAAATTTATCGTTTGAAAAAAGTATTAGGCAAAATAAAAAAACCACCGGAAAACCGGTGGTATCATCGTTTAAACTTAAATTATAGTTTAACTACGTTAGCTGCTTGTGGTCCACGAGCGCCTTCTTCAACATCGAATTGAACTGCTTGTCCTTCTTCTAATGTTTTGAATCCTTCAGATTGGATTGCTGAGAAGTGTACGAATACATCGTTTCCACCTTCACGTTCGATAAACCCAAAACCTTTTTCTGAGTTAAACCATTTTACTGTACCTTGTTCCATGAACATTTCCTCCTTGTGCCATAGCACTTGTTATTCATATTCTTGCTAATGGTTCGAAAGGAGTAAATCTTTACACTATTTCTATACCTAACAAAAACACAAGTTCAGTATACCATCTAAGAAACCTTTTTACAAGAGGATTTCCGAATTCGGATAGAAATTTTATGAACAATTGAAGTTTTATGCGTTTTTTCCGAATGCTTTCCTTATTTTTCACGTTTATTTTTCGTGAAATCTGAAAATATTCATTTTCTTCATTTTTCATTTTTTCAAGTAAGCTAAAAACCGAAATCTTTTTTACAATACTCCGATTTCTTTCAAAGAAATAAAATGCTCTCCCCCCACAATAAAATGATCTAGAAGTTCAATCCCCATTAATTCCCCACAATCCATCAGTCTTTTGGTAAAATCAATATCTGCTTGAGACGGTTCAGGATTCCCACTCGGATGATTATGTCCAATGATGACACGTGCTGCCGAATATCTCACTGCTTCCCGAAAGATTTCTCTTGGATGAGCAACAGCACTATTTAATCCGCCGATGAAAATCATTTTCTTTTTTATTACTTCATTCTTAGTATTCAAATAGAGCGCTACAAGATGTTCTTGATAGGCATCTTTTAACTCTTCTACAATCCACTGCCCCGCCATTTTAGAAGACGTGATTTTTCCTAGTTTCATCTGAGAAGCTTTGTTTAGTCTGGCTCCTAGTTCAATGGCCGCCTTTAGTTCAATGGCCTTTGTTCGTCCAATCCCATTAATGTGCATGAGTTCGTCCAGACTTGCCATCTTTAACGAATGCAAATCTTCAAAAGTATTCAAAACCACAATGGATAATTGTAATACATTCAAATCTTTAGAACCTGTCCTTAGTAAAATAGCTAATAATTCATGGGTTTCAAGCACTTTAGCGCCATACCGTTCGAGGCGTTCTCGTGGCATGGCGCTTAAAGGTACTTCTAATAATCTCGATTCAATCATTGTGACACTTCCTCTTTATTTTCTCTACAAAGAGTTACGATGTCTACTCTTCTTTAGGCTTGCGGTTGTTCCACCAATGACGAACTTCAGCGATAAAATAGAGAGAGCCCGTCACCCATAATTCGCTCTTATCATCTATCGAGCAGGCAAACCGTTCGATAACTTCTTCAAAGCTTTCTTCAAAGGAAATCTTGGGAGAATCTAAGTACGCTTCCACGTCACTTCTAGCTATCGACAGGCCTCTTGAAGGATGGAAACTCGTTAAGATGATGTTCACATCTGGAAGAGCTTCTTGTAATCTTGCAAGCATTTGTTGACTATCCTTTCGAGTAAGCGCACTAAATAAGAGTGTCTGTTTCTTGCCAAAGCGTTCCGTCATGTTTTGTATGAGTCGCTCGATGGCAGGCAAATTATGAGCACCATCAATGATAATAAGTGGCGTGTCTTGCAACACTTCCATGCGCCCTGGCCACGAAACGACAGGGAGAGCTGCTTCGATGAACTCAGCCTGCATACTTCTTCCCGTTGCTTCCATCCATGCTTGGCACGCTCGAATCGCAACGCTCGCATTCTCCTTCTGGAAGGCTCCGTGGAGGGCTAACTGTCCCAGCGGAATCGTCAATGCTTCGTCTTGATACGAATCCTCTACTAGTGAAAAAGCTTCGCCAAATGCCTGCACAGCTGCGCCTTTCTCACTAGCGACTCCACGAATTACATCCATACATTCACGCGTGACTGGTCCGACGACCACTTGCTGCCCAGACTTAATAATGCCTGCTTTTTGCGCGGTAATTTCTTCCAAAGAACTTCCAAGTAAGTCTTGATGGTCTAAGCCAATCGTCGTGATGACACTGACGAGTGGATGGCCAACATTCGTATTATCCAGCAGGCCGCCAATCCCGACTTCAATAATCGCAAGGTCGACAGCTTCTTGTTGAAAGACGACAAACATCATCGCCGTTAAAATCTCAAAATAATTAAAGGCTCCCCACTCTTCGAACAAGCGGCTCTCCACCTCTCTTACGACCGATGCAGCTTGCCAGAACGGCTCTTCTTCAAGAGGCACTCCGTCTAGCTGAATGCGTTCCCTGATACTGTCCATATGCGGTGAAGTGAATGTCCCTACTCGCAATCCATGCGCCTTTGCAAAGGCCGTCACCATCGCAGCAGTCGACCCTTTTCCATTCGTTCCTGCGATATGAATACTCTTCAATTCACGTTCCGGATTGCCAAGCGCCCCTAAGATAGCCTCCATACGGTACAACCCATGTTTGCGAGGAATACTCTCGCTCTTTTTTAACCACTCTTGAATCATTCACTCACCTCCTGTTTCCCTCATTTATCTTAACAGAAAATGACCCTCCATAACATACAAAAGAGAGCGCATGATACTTCATACGCTCTCCCCGCTGTTAAAACGGATTAGATTTTCTTCAATGTTGCGATACGTTCTAACACTGCTTCACGTTGTGCTTGATAGTCTGCACCTTTTGCACGTTCAGCTTCAACAACCGCTGCAGGAGCTTTTGCCACAAATTTCTCGTTCGATAATTTCTTCTCGACACGATCCACTTCTTGTTGCAATTTCTCTGCTTCTTTTTCAAGACGAGCGATTTCGT
This Granulicatella adiacens ATCC 49175 DNA region includes the following protein-coding sequences:
- a CDS encoding bifunctional folylpolyglutamate synthase/dihydrofolate synthase, producing the protein MIQEWLKKSESIPRKHGLYRMEAILGALGNPERELKSIHIAGTNGKGSTAAMVTAFAKAHGLRVGTFTSPHMDSIRERIQLDGVPLEEEPFWQAASVVREVESRLFEEWGAFNYFEILTAMMFVVFQQEAVDLAIIEVGIGGLLDNTNVGHPLVSVITTIGLDHQDLLGSSLEEITAQKAGIIKSGQQVVVGPVTRECMDVIRGVASEKGAAVQAFGEAFSLVEDSYQDEALTIPLGQLALHGAFQKENASVAIRACQAWMEATGRSMQAEFIEAALPVVSWPGRMEVLQDTPLIIIDGAHNLPAIERLIQNMTERFGKKQTLLFSALTRKDSQQMLARLQEALPDVNIILTSFHPSRGLSIARSDVEAYLDSPKISFEESFEEVIERFACSIDDKSELWVTGSLYFIAEVRHWWNNRKPKEE
- the radC gene encoding RadC family protein, producing MIESRLLEVPLSAMPRERLERYGAKVLETHELLAILLRTGSKDLNVLQLSIVVLNTFEDLHSLKMASLDELMHINGIGRTKAIELKAAIELGARLNKASQMKLGKITSSKMAGQWIVEELKDAYQEHLVALYLNTKNEVIKKKMIFIGGLNSAVAHPREIFREAVRYSAARVIIGHNHPSGNPEPSQADIDFTKRLMDCGELMGIELLDHFIVGGEHFISLKEIGVL
- a CDS encoding cold-shock protein, whose amino-acid sequence is MEQGTVKWFNSEKGFGFIEREGGNDVFVHFSAIQSEGFKTLEEGQAVQFDVEEGARGPQAANVVKL